One region of Hydrogenobaculum sp. Y04AAS1 genomic DNA includes:
- a CDS encoding HAD-IA family hydrolase translates to MHFEGYIFDLDGTLIDSLEDIANAANKTLKDLGFEEKSKEEIKKHIGSGTRELFKGILEDKTYLEKAIEVFKSYYAQEPIKNTKLFEGASEVLKLLKSKNKKMAVVSNKPLELSNIILKALNIENYFEYIVGPETYNERKPSPVPIARTLEKMCINPGESIVIGDTYVDIESAKKSNCKSALASWGYVKLKETKPDFVLKSFEDLVYMI, encoded by the coding sequence ATGCACTTTGAAGGATACATATTTGATTTGGACGGCACTTTGATAGATTCTTTGGAAGACATAGCAAACGCTGCCAACAAAACACTGAAAGATTTAGGCTTTGAGGAAAAATCAAAAGAAGAGATAAAAAAACATATAGGCTCTGGTACAAGGGAGCTTTTTAAAGGAATTTTAGAGGATAAAACCTATTTAGAAAAAGCCATAGAGGTATTTAAATCTTACTACGCCCAAGAACCCATCAAAAACACAAAGCTTTTCGAAGGGGCTTCGGAGGTTTTAAAGCTTTTAAAATCAAAAAACAAGAAGATGGCCGTAGTATCAAACAAACCTTTAGAGCTTAGCAATATAATATTAAAAGCTCTAAACATAGAAAACTATTTCGAATATATAGTAGGTCCAGAAACCTACAATGAAAGAAAACCTTCTCCAGTGCCTATTGCGAGGACTCTGGAAAAAATGTGTATAAACCCAGGAGAGAGTATAGTAATAGGAGATACGTATGTAGATATAGAGAGCGCGAAAAAATCAAATTGTAAAAGTGCATTGGCAAGCTGGGGCTATGTAAAATTGAAAGAAACAAAGCCAGATTTTGTTCTAAAAAGCTTTGAGGATTTGGTGTATATGATTTGA
- a CDS encoding branched-chain amino acid transaminase, with the protein MEYAYFEGNIIPVEQANINIKTNSIHYGTLVFEGIRTYYNEEHKQLYILFSNEHYLRLLKNAKAMFMNINKTPEELTEITKEILRKSKIKEDTYIRPFVYFKDLALTPKLKDFTPEIAIYTYKFGRYLDTSKGIHAKVSSWKRNPDNSIPSRWKVAGAYVNSALAKTEALMSGYDEAILLNEQGNIAEGSGENIFIIRGKKLITPSFSEGILEGITRRAVIKLAKNELFLEVEERSIARSELYMADEVFLTGTAAEITPVIAVDNRPIGDGGIGPITQKLQKLYFDAVRGNIERYRHWLTPVYDT; encoded by the coding sequence ATGGAATACGCTTATTTTGAAGGAAACATAATACCAGTAGAACAAGCCAACATAAACATCAAAACCAACTCTATACACTACGGTACACTTGTTTTTGAAGGCATAAGAACATATTACAACGAAGAACATAAACAGCTTTACATACTTTTTTCCAACGAACATTATCTTAGGCTTTTAAAAAATGCAAAAGCTATGTTTATGAACATAAATAAAACCCCAGAAGAACTAACAGAAATTACAAAAGAAATTTTGAGAAAAAGCAAAATAAAGGAAGATACTTACATAAGACCTTTTGTATATTTTAAAGATTTGGCGCTAACACCAAAGCTCAAAGATTTTACGCCAGAAATAGCTATATATACGTATAAGTTTGGTAGATACTTAGACACTTCAAAAGGTATCCATGCAAAAGTATCTTCTTGGAAGAGAAACCCCGACAACTCTATACCTTCTCGCTGGAAAGTGGCTGGGGCTTATGTAAATAGCGCTTTAGCCAAAACAGAAGCTTTGATGTCTGGATATGATGAGGCTATACTTTTAAACGAACAAGGAAATATAGCTGAAGGCTCTGGTGAAAATATATTTATAATAAGAGGCAAAAAGCTTATCACACCATCTTTTAGCGAAGGCATATTAGAAGGTATCACAAGAAGAGCCGTCATAAAGCTTGCGAAAAATGAACTTTTTTTAGAGGTAGAAGAAAGATCTATAGCCAGAAGCGAGCTTTATATGGCTGACGAAGTGTTTCTAACGGGTACAGCAGCAGAGATAACCCCAGTAATAGCGGTAGACAATAGACCAATAGGAGATGGAGGTATAGGTCCCATAACTCAAAAGCTTCAAAAACTATACTTTGATGCAGTAAGGGGAAATATAGAAAGATATAGGCACTGGCTTACTCCAGTATATGACACATAA
- a CDS encoding flagellar basal body L-ring protein FlgH, whose product MKFKKFVFLAFNVTMLSLLLNSCASTPHHLKYLPYSTPSQNLNYVKGSLYVPDSPMANLYSDQRAFAVGDLVHILVSESVNAVESISNQTQRSSTFNDAVSSFFGLPSSTLRNLGVGASSNNQQKAQGTESQSGVFTTTITAYVKRVYPNGNLLIEGHKIIYLNNVERVITLRGIVRPQDIDNTDTVPSQDIANLEILYQGHGYLVNGSQPGWLARFLAKILPF is encoded by the coding sequence ATGAAGTTTAAAAAGTTTGTTTTTTTAGCTTTTAACGTTACAATGCTTAGTTTATTACTAAATAGTTGTGCTTCAACACCTCATCACCTAAAATACTTACCCTATTCAACACCATCTCAAAACCTAAACTATGTGAAAGGTAGCCTGTACGTACCAGATAGTCCTATGGCTAATCTTTATAGCGACCAAAGGGCTTTTGCGGTCGGGGATTTAGTACACATCCTTGTTTCAGAAAGCGTAAACGCCGTAGAAAGTATATCAAACCAAACCCAACGTTCAAGTACCTTCAACGATGCAGTGTCATCGTTTTTTGGACTTCCTTCAAGCACTCTTAGAAATTTAGGGGTTGGAGCAAGCTCAAACAACCAGCAGAAAGCTCAAGGCACAGAAAGCCAGAGTGGGGTTTTTACTACTACTATTACAGCTTATGTAAAAAGAGTTTACCCAAACGGCAACCTTCTAATAGAGGGTCATAAAATCATATACCTAAACAACGTAGAAAGGGTAATTACGCTAAGGGGCATCGTAAGACCTCAAGACATAGACAACACAGATACCGTCCCAAGCCAGGATATAGCAAACTTAGAGATCTTATATCAAGGTCATGGTTATCTAGTGAATGGCTCTCAACCAGGATGGCTAGCTAGATTCTTAGCTAAAATTCTCCCATTTTAA
- a CDS encoding glycine cleavage system protein H, giving the protein MEDLGKDEVVIGRYIVKTQKYYYSKDHVWVLLKGNIAKIGVTDYAQFQVDTVEEIKLPSVGDYFEPQDVICRIEGLKGMFEVLSPITGTVENTNSYLEDNPSIINEDPYEEGWIAEIRMSDPLEVEDLMSSEEYIEYLEELIREESGSVGIIHSPDILEEEHLEEIPEEELGYEEEH; this is encoded by the coding sequence ATGGAAGATTTAGGAAAAGACGAAGTGGTGATAGGAAGGTATATAGTAAAAACACAAAAGTACTACTATTCAAAAGATCATGTATGGGTTTTGCTAAAAGGGAATATCGCTAAAATAGGTGTGACAGATTACGCGCAATTTCAAGTGGATACCGTAGAAGAGATAAAGCTTCCAAGCGTAGGAGATTACTTTGAGCCACAAGATGTAATTTGCAGAATAGAAGGTCTTAAAGGAATGTTTGAAGTACTATCCCCTATTACTGGCACTGTAGAAAACACAAACTCTTACTTAGAAGACAACCCTAGTATAATAAACGAAGATCCCTATGAAGAAGGCTGGATTGCGGAGATTAGAATGTCAGACCCCCTTGAAGTAGAAGATCTCATGTCTTCAGAGGAGTATATAGAATATTTGGAAGAGCTAATAAGAGAAGAATCTGGTTCAGTAGGTATAATACACTCACCAGATATATTAGAAGAAGAGCATTTAGAAGAAATACCGGAAGAGGAGCTTGGTTATGAGGAAGAACATTGA
- the recA gene encoding recombinase RecA, which yields MDQEKKKALEATLTQVEKKYGKGAVMPMKAAYEKQTVNVIPTGILSVDKASGVGGLPRGKIIEIFGPESAGKTTLALYAIAEAQKQGGIALFIDAEHALDPKYAVKLGVNLDAMYISQPDYGEQALEIADAFINSNTVDIIVVDSVAALVPKDELEGEMGDAQVGKQARLMSQALRKLKGATNKSNTTLIFINQIREKIGQMYGNPETTPGGRALKFFADMRLEVRKTGDIKSGDNKIGYSAKVRVVKNKVAPPFQEGEYEVYFGEGVCKICDLVNVAIEMGIIQKSGSWYSYQDTKIGQGKEQVKTFLNENKDVAKGIETKIRQAIYSSNNPTPSEENKKEQKAQAKKEEA from the coding sequence ATGGATCAAGAAAAGAAAAAAGCTCTAGAGGCAACTCTTACACAAGTAGAAAAGAAATACGGCAAAGGTGCCGTTATGCCTATGAAGGCTGCCTATGAGAAGCAAACTGTAAACGTCATTCCCACAGGGATATTGTCTGTGGATAAAGCTTCGGGAGTAGGTGGCTTACCAAGGGGCAAAATTATAGAAATATTTGGACCAGAATCTGCAGGTAAAACCACGCTAGCTCTTTATGCTATAGCAGAAGCCCAAAAACAAGGTGGTATAGCACTTTTTATAGACGCAGAGCACGCTTTAGACCCGAAGTATGCCGTAAAGCTTGGAGTAAATCTTGATGCTATGTATATATCTCAGCCGGATTATGGAGAGCAAGCTCTTGAGATAGCGGATGCTTTTATAAACTCAAACACAGTGGATATTATAGTAGTAGACTCAGTGGCAGCGTTGGTACCAAAAGATGAATTGGAAGGTGAAATGGGCGATGCTCAAGTAGGTAAACAAGCAAGACTTATGTCTCAGGCTTTAAGAAAACTAAAGGGCGCCACCAACAAATCTAATACAACCCTTATATTTATAAATCAAATAAGAGAAAAGATAGGCCAAATGTACGGAAACCCAGAGACCACACCCGGTGGAAGAGCTTTGAAGTTTTTTGCAGATATGAGGCTTGAAGTAAGAAAAACCGGAGACATAAAAAGCGGGGATAACAAGATAGGTTATAGCGCAAAGGTAAGGGTAGTAAAAAACAAAGTAGCACCACCTTTCCAAGAGGGTGAATACGAAGTTTACTTTGGCGAAGGTGTGTGCAAAATATGTGACCTTGTAAATGTAGCAATAGAGATGGGTATAATTCAAAAAAGCGGTAGTTGGTACAGCTATCAAGATACAAAGATAGGACAAGGCAAAGAGCAAGTAAAAACGTTCCTAAACGAAAACAAAGATGTAGCAAAAGGCATAGAAACCAAAATAAGACAAGCCATATACAGCTCCAACAACCCAACACCATCAGAAGAAAACAAAAAAGAGCAAAAAGCCCAAGCCAAAAAAGAAGAAGCGTAG
- a CDS encoding ComEC/Rec2 family competence protein, which yields MKSYLWPKSVFLYPFLFFILLGFLTFKNNIKIPKTHLKDGFYKIEAKALTSSEIKIINPSYLKGNILRLNIKLPKDSYIKGYIKVKNGIAKTSKDFLEISKPYNRDLGFLERLKIFLKNRFKSTTSNDWSKDIGLALLFGEGVKALPEDLLTSFSVNSLIFLLIMSGIHIDMIFKNMSNLFFGEYKDVFALLLLIIYIGIFMEHGAPIIRAVSYLMVSVLLKTFYRYASNIKIFFISGILTLCFNLSFYKSVGFWLSMIITFYILFYLKSVDTPKTFFGKILLSMELSLVAILSSMPMVSKLGPISILAVLVVPFLLLVVELYLVFGFLNILTVFSIPIFYIPLNKIAYYFGDFVYSINLMPIYFKIPIYYGVVFDGLLLLSIVFIKDRFLKIFSMILLFGLAYAMWSL from the coding sequence ATGAAAAGCTATCTATGGCCTAAAAGTGTATTTTTATATCCATTTTTATTTTTTATACTTTTGGGTTTTTTGACTTTTAAAAATAATATCAAAATCCCTAAAACTCATCTAAAGGATGGTTTTTACAAAATAGAAGCTAAAGCGCTAACAAGCTCCGAAATAAAGATCATAAACCCATCTTATCTAAAAGGTAATATTTTGCGTTTAAATATAAAACTCCCAAAAGACAGCTACATAAAAGGTTATATAAAGGTAAAAAACGGCATCGCAAAAACTTCAAAAGATTTCCTTGAAATATCAAAACCATATAACCGTGATTTGGGGTTTTTAGAAAGACTAAAGATATTTTTAAAAAATAGGTTCAAAAGCACCACTTCAAACGATTGGTCAAAGGATATAGGCCTTGCGCTTTTGTTTGGAGAGGGAGTGAAGGCTCTTCCAGAAGATCTTCTTACAAGTTTTTCGGTAAACTCTTTGATATTTTTACTTATTATGTCTGGGATTCATATAGATATGATTTTTAAAAACATGTCAAATCTCTTTTTTGGTGAGTATAAAGATGTTTTTGCACTTTTACTTTTGATAATCTATATCGGTATTTTTATGGAACACGGGGCCCCTATAATAAGGGCTGTTAGTTATCTTATGGTGAGTGTTTTGCTAAAAACCTTTTATAGATACGCAAGCAACATAAAAATATTTTTTATATCTGGTATTCTTACGCTTTGTTTTAATTTATCTTTTTATAAAAGTGTTGGTTTTTGGCTTTCAATGATTATAACATTCTATATACTTTTTTATCTTAAAAGCGTCGATACCCCTAAAACCTTCTTTGGTAAGATATTGCTTTCTATGGAGCTTTCTTTGGTGGCAATACTTAGCTCTATGCCAATGGTTTCAAAGCTTGGGCCTATATCTATATTAGCTGTTTTGGTGGTGCCATTTTTGCTTTTGGTTGTAGAATTATACCTTGTTTTTGGGTTTTTAAACATATTAACGGTTTTCTCTATACCTATATTTTATATACCTTTAAATAAAATAGCTTACTACTTTGGAGATTTTGTTTATAGCATTAATCTAATGCCTATTTATTTTAAAATACCTATTTACTATGGAGTGGTTTTTGATGGACTTTTGCTACTATCTATAGTTTTTATAAAAGATAGATTTTTAAAGATCTTTTCTATGATACTTCTTTTTGGTTTAGCTTACGCTATGTGGAGCTTATAA
- the gatC gene encoding Asp-tRNA(Asn)/Glu-tRNA(Gln) amidotransferase subunit GatC codes for MSISKEEVIKIAKLSRLELKEDEVEFFSAQIKNILEFVNKLNEVKAELLEEEYSDSTPLRKDEPETSLEVDKVLLNAPAKRLNMFEVPKIVDAN; via the coding sequence ATGAGTATTAGCAAAGAAGAGGTCATCAAAATAGCAAAGCTTTCAAGGTTAGAGTTAAAAGAGGATGAAGTAGAGTTTTTCTCAGCTCAGATAAAAAACATACTTGAGTTTGTAAACAAGTTAAACGAAGTAAAAGCCGAGCTCCTAGAAGAAGAGTATAGCGACTCAACACCGTTAAGAAAAGACGAGCCAGAGACTTCTTTAGAAGTGGACAAAGTCCTTCTAAACGCTCCAGCCAAGCGCTTAAACATGTTTGAAGTTCCTAAAATAGTAGATGCAAACTGA
- a CDS encoding D-sedoheptulose 7-phosphate isomerase, with the protein MEDLLKIVNDSFINSIETKRAFLEMYKDRIVEVGLIMAQALLDGNKILFFGNGGSAADSQHLAAEIVGHYKKERKGLPSIALTTDTSILTAVGNDYGFDVIFERQIEALCMPGDVAIGISTSGNSPNVIKGLMKAHDMGATTIAFSGKQGGKVVDIAHYSFVVPSYDTARIQECHITLGHTLCEIIDEVVNEKLSMA; encoded by the coding sequence ATGGAAGACTTGTTAAAAATTGTAAATGACTCTTTTATAAACAGCATAGAGACCAAAAGGGCCTTTTTAGAGATGTATAAAGATAGGATAGTGGAAGTGGGACTTATTATGGCTCAGGCGCTTTTGGATGGTAATAAGATTTTGTTTTTTGGAAATGGAGGCTCAGCAGCAGACTCACAGCACTTAGCGGCAGAGATTGTTGGCCACTACAAAAAAGAAAGAAAAGGCCTTCCTTCTATAGCCCTTACTACAGATACTTCCATACTTACTGCCGTTGGCAACGATTATGGATTTGATGTTATATTTGAAAGGCAGATAGAAGCCCTTTGTATGCCGGGGGATGTGGCTATTGGTATATCTACATCTGGGAACTCTCCAAACGTGATAAAAGGTCTTATGAAAGCCCACGATATGGGAGCTACCACCATAGCTTTTAGCGGTAAGCAAGGGGGCAAGGTGGTGGATATAGCCCATTATAGTTTTGTAGTACCCTCTTACGATACAGCAAGAATCCAAGAGTGCCACATAACCCTTGGACACACTTTATGCGAAATCATAGATGAAGTTGTAAATGAAAAGCTATCTATGGCCTAA
- a CDS encoding plasma-membrane proton-efflux P-type ATPase → MESYKGLTEDQAKENIRKYGFNEIKEKREPAFVLFLKKFWGPIPWLLEFTGILTFLLKKYPDAIAIFVLLIFNGVVSFWHELSAQNALELLKKHLSIKAKVLRDGTWKEIDAKYITIDDIVLLQSGFAVPADVEILEGAISVDQSSITGESLPKSLKPKDTAYMGSFVVRGEAIGRVINVGEHTFFGKSAKLVQEAKTKTQLEVVVFELVKYLFLFGVFLIIILLGLSISKGFYLGDVLPVLVVMLLPIIPAALPAAFTLSTALGAKELAKNGVLTTKLSAIESAASMDILCTDKTGTITKNKITVDKITPLGNYQEKDVMCYGALASDPKQKDPIEEAIFNYLKDDCYKIEKEGFEAFDPSKKYSTAKIKKDNEEIYIFKGSPKMAPIENEKQENLYKEMASMGLRVLAVWIEKDHKKELVGFIGFSDPPREDSKELIEKIRGLGVDVKMITGDTKETASHIASLVGIEGDICEAKDIRETCGVFAGVLPEDKFKIVKTYQKMGHTVGMTGDGINDAPALKQADFGIAVSNATDVAKAAASVVLTEEGLINIVSAIVVSRKIYQRLLTYVFSKTIRVFAVVLTIFAFFIIDKDFVLTTKMIIAMFFYNDFLTLSLATDNVGYSQKPDKWDIKKISIASLVFGIFSVLWIVGGIYIFGHLVFKLPLQNIKTLTFLALVLTIPVSVFSVRERGFGIKNMPSKALLFSMLFAIIGSNLMALYGFLMPKLPVYIVLTIDLYIFLMFIPFNILKIFTFKSLKMI, encoded by the coding sequence GTGGAAAGTTACAAAGGCTTAACGGAAGATCAAGCCAAAGAAAATATAAGAAAGTATGGCTTCAACGAGATAAAAGAAAAAAGAGAACCAGCTTTTGTTTTGTTTCTCAAAAAATTTTGGGGTCCTATACCTTGGCTTTTAGAATTTACAGGTATATTGACGTTTTTACTAAAAAAGTATCCTGATGCGATAGCTATCTTTGTATTGCTAATATTTAACGGGGTAGTATCCTTTTGGCATGAACTAAGCGCTCAAAACGCTTTGGAGCTTTTAAAAAAACATCTAAGCATAAAAGCTAAAGTACTAAGAGACGGCACTTGGAAAGAGATAGACGCAAAGTATATTACAATAGATGATATTGTACTTTTACAAAGTGGATTTGCAGTACCAGCTGATGTAGAGATTTTAGAAGGTGCAATATCAGTAGACCAATCAAGCATAACAGGAGAATCTCTTCCTAAAAGCCTAAAACCTAAGGACACAGCGTATATGGGTTCTTTTGTGGTAAGAGGAGAGGCTATAGGAAGGGTGATAAACGTAGGAGAGCATACGTTTTTTGGAAAATCTGCAAAGCTAGTACAAGAGGCTAAAACCAAAACCCAACTTGAAGTAGTGGTTTTTGAGTTGGTAAAATACTTATTTTTGTTTGGGGTCTTTCTCATAATAATATTGTTAGGTCTTTCCATATCAAAAGGTTTTTATTTAGGCGATGTTTTACCTGTTCTTGTGGTGATGCTTCTTCCTATCATACCAGCGGCTTTGCCAGCAGCTTTCACACTCTCCACAGCACTTGGAGCAAAAGAACTAGCTAAAAACGGCGTCCTCACCACAAAACTCTCAGCCATAGAATCTGCTGCATCGATGGATATACTTTGCACCGATAAAACCGGTACTATTACAAAAAACAAGATAACAGTAGATAAGATAACTCCTTTAGGCAATTACCAAGAAAAAGATGTAATGTGCTACGGAGCTCTAGCTTCAGATCCAAAACAAAAAGACCCCATAGAAGAGGCAATATTTAACTATTTAAAAGATGATTGCTACAAAATAGAAAAAGAAGGTTTTGAGGCTTTTGATCCATCAAAAAAATACTCAACAGCAAAAATCAAAAAAGACAACGAAGAAATATATATATTTAAGGGTTCGCCTAAGATGGCTCCTATAGAAAATGAAAAACAAGAAAATCTTTACAAAGAAATGGCCAGTATGGGGTTAAGAGTTTTGGCGGTTTGGATAGAAAAAGACCACAAAAAAGAGTTGGTGGGTTTTATAGGCTTTTCTGATCCTCCAAGAGAAGACTCTAAAGAACTTATAGAAAAAATAAGGGGCTTAGGTGTAGATGTAAAAATGATAACCGGTGATACCAAAGAAACTGCAAGTCATATAGCCTCTTTGGTAGGAATAGAAGGTGATATTTGCGAAGCAAAAGATATAAGAGAAACCTGCGGAGTGTTTGCCGGAGTATTACCAGAAGATAAATTTAAAATTGTAAAAACCTACCAAAAGATGGGTCATACAGTGGGTATGACTGGAGACGGCATCAACGATGCCCCCGCTCTAAAACAAGCGGATTTTGGTATAGCAGTGTCAAACGCCACTGATGTGGCAAAAGCGGCTGCTTCGGTGGTTTTAACGGAAGAGGGACTAATAAATATAGTTTCTGCCATAGTGGTATCAAGAAAAATATATCAAAGACTTCTAACATACGTATTCTCAAAGACCATAAGGGTTTTTGCCGTAGTGCTTACGATATTTGCATTTTTCATCATAGACAAAGATTTTGTACTTACTACAAAAATGATAATAGCCATGTTTTTCTACAACGATTTTCTTACGCTTTCTTTGGCCACCGACAACGTCGGCTATTCTCAAAAACCAGATAAATGGGATATAAAAAAGATATCTATAGCATCTTTGGTATTTGGTATTTTTAGTGTTTTATGGATTGTAGGTGGTATATACATCTTTGGTCATCTAGTATTCAAGCTCCCTCTTCAAAATATAAAAACCCTAACTTTTCTTGCCTTAGTCCTTACCATACCCGTCAGTGTATTCTCCGTAAGAGAAAGAGGCTTTGGCATAAAAAATATGCCTTCAAAAGCATTATTGTTTTCTATGCTTTTTGCAATAATAGGTTCAAACCTTATGGCTTTATACGGTTTTCTAATGCCAAAGCTTCCAGTTTATATAGTACTCACCATAGACCTTTACATATTCTTAATGTTTATACCCTTTAATATATTAAAGATTTTTACTTTTAAAAGCCTCAAAATGATATAA
- a CDS encoding outer membrane lipoprotein carrier protein LolA: protein MRFRYILVIILMISLAFGEVVDKFLDKIKHMELIKIDFQQKFYPIGYTKPIVSYGEAYIENKPPFKIKLTYEKPNKFVILYNGKSTILYNKSSNYTYDIKGKSQEIKGISILNKDITSVFRPILTSYQDGYYEILFIPKSSIVKDVSYVILKLTRNLTPESFYVYMPQKGVLYIKVLSFYNEKNNEDLFNIK from the coding sequence ATGCGCTTTAGATATATTTTAGTGATTATTTTGATGATATCTTTGGCTTTTGGCGAGGTAGTAGATAAATTTTTAGATAAGATAAAACATATGGAGCTTATAAAGATAGATTTTCAGCAAAAGTTTTACCCTATAGGTTACACTAAGCCTATTGTATCTTATGGTGAAGCATATATTGAAAACAAACCACCTTTTAAAATAAAACTTACATATGAAAAGCCAAACAAGTTTGTTATACTATACAACGGTAAAAGCACCATACTCTACAACAAAAGCTCAAACTATACTTACGATATAAAAGGTAAAAGCCAAGAGATAAAAGGTATAAGCATATTAAACAAAGATATAACCAGCGTATTTAGACCTATACTTACCTCTTATCAGGATGGCTATTATGAGATACTCTTTATACCAAAATCAAGCATCGTAAAAGATGTATCCTACGTAATCCTAAAATTAACAAGAAATCTAACTCCAGAATCTTTTTACGTTTATATGCCACAAAAAGGCGTTTTATATATAAAGGTATTGAGCTTTTACAATGAAAAAAACAACGAAGATTTATTTAATATAAAATAA
- a CDS encoding aspartate aminotransferase family protein yields the protein MFLMNTYPRKDIVFVRGENSVLFDKNGKRYIDFLSGIAVNTLGYSHQKLKNALKHQIDEIIHTSNLYENPWQEEVASKLISFYKDNGKVFFCNSGTEANEAAIKLTRKYFKDKGKDKYRIITFKGGFHGRTMGSLSATPRPNLHQGFEPMLDGFDYAEFNDINSVKSLIKDTDKTAGIMIEAIQGEGGINEANLEFLKELENICKENDILLILDEVQAGMGRTGKFFSYQHADIKPDIVTMAKGLGSGLPIGAVIAKDEISESFGVGTHGATFGGNALSCMAASITLDELPNLMKDIPSKEAIFRNALEGFGLLKGKGLMLGLDIKKDCKEISTELHKRGLVINCTANSVLRMLPPLVITKEEIEEGLDILTSTLKEFL from the coding sequence ATGTTTTTAATGAACACGTATCCTCGTAAAGATATAGTCTTTGTAAGAGGAGAAAATTCTGTTTTATTTGACAAAAATGGCAAAAGGTACATAGATTTTTTATCGGGTATTGCTGTAAATACGTTGGGATACTCACATCAAAAGCTTAAAAACGCTTTGAAACATCAAATAGACGAGATAATCCATACTTCAAATTTATACGAAAACCCTTGGCAAGAAGAAGTGGCCTCAAAGTTGATAAGCTTTTATAAAGATAACGGCAAAGTATTTTTTTGCAACAGTGGCACTGAAGCAAACGAAGCAGCCATAAAACTTACAAGAAAATACTTCAAAGACAAAGGAAAAGACAAATACCGTATCATCACCTTTAAAGGTGGTTTTCACGGAAGGACCATGGGTTCTTTATCGGCTACCCCTAGACCAAACCTACACCAAGGTTTTGAGCCAATGCTTGATGGTTTTGATTATGCCGAGTTTAACGATATAAACTCCGTTAAAAGCCTGATAAAAGATACGGATAAAACGGCAGGCATAATGATAGAAGCCATTCAAGGAGAAGGTGGTATAAACGAAGCAAACCTTGAGTTTCTAAAAGAGCTTGAAAATATATGTAAAGAAAATGACATACTTTTAATATTGGATGAAGTCCAAGCTGGCATGGGAAGGACAGGTAAGTTTTTTTCATATCAGCATGCAGATATAAAACCAGATATCGTTACAATGGCAAAAGGACTTGGCTCTGGGCTTCCGATAGGAGCTGTTATTGCAAAAGATGAGATTTCAGAATCTTTTGGAGTGGGTACCCACGGGGCTACTTTTGGAGGAAACGCCCTTTCTTGTATGGCAGCCTCTATTACCCTTGATGAGCTACCAAATCTTATGAAAGATATACCTTCAAAAGAGGCAATATTTAGAAATGCTTTAGAAGGTTTTGGGCTTTTAAAGGGAAAAGGATTGATGCTTGGGCTTGATATAAAAAAAGATTGCAAGGAGATATCTACAGAACTTCACAAAAGGGGACTAGTGATAAACTGCACCGCCAATAGCGTTTTAAGGATGCTTCCTCCCCTTGTTATTACAAAAGAAGAGATAGAAGAAGGATTAGATATATTGACCTCTACGCTAAAAGAGTTTTTGTGA
- a CDS encoding RsmD family RNA methyltransferase — MSYRPTSSMVKLAIFNIIGDIEGLMFLELFAGSATISLEAKKRGAIPTAVDISNKNVKTKDVKFVKRDVLSFLKSSKEQFDIVFADPPYKFQDYDKLLFLVKNVLSEGGLFILEHSSKLDFGSKDKRVYGDTAISFWYKEEL, encoded by the coding sequence ATGTCTTATAGACCCACATCTTCAATGGTGAAATTAGCTATATTCAACATAATTGGAGATATAGAGGGGCTCATGTTCTTAGAGCTTTTTGCTGGAAGCGCTACAATATCTTTGGAAGCAAAAAAGCGAGGTGCCATACCAACGGCAGTAGATATATCTAATAAAAACGTAAAAACCAAAGATGTAAAGTTTGTTAAAAGAGATGTTTTATCGTTTTTAAAAAGCTCAAAAGAGCAGTTTGATATTGTATTTGCAGACCCTCCTTACAAATTTCAAGATTACGATAAGCTTCTTTTTTTGGTAAAAAATGTTTTGTCAGAAGGTGGACTTTTTATACTAGAACACAGTTCAAAGCTTGATTTTGGCTCAAAAGACAAGAGAGTTTACGGAGATACAGCAATATCTTTTTGGTACAAAGAGGAACTTTGA